Proteins encoded in a region of the Vicia villosa cultivar HV-30 ecotype Madison, WI linkage group LG5, Vvil1.0, whole genome shotgun sequence genome:
- the LOC131603790 gene encoding uncharacterized protein LOC131603790 gives MKKLARKLRKNSEGDKFSLPVHDDDSRPLDTQEQEELVRSLERNQAQQSRFWRIVFVALVICYILFILYSIFHQVSSPWELRHHAYFMKEIYSWMIISADWVAVLAFSFAIKGLHNESLHHRKWIWYSWYISTVLAVFWLYYMSRLAKFRWDIIWLPFGPLSASTICLYVDHLLTESSEEVRKLHGYMYAYKAS, from the exons ATGAAAAAGCTTGCAAGAAAGTTACGGAAGAATTCGGAAGGTGACAAATTTTCTCTTCCCGTTCACGACGATGATTCTCGCCCCCTCGACACTCAAG AGCAAGAAGAGTTGGTTCGTTCTTTAGAAAGGAATCAAGCTCAGCAGAGTCGCTTTTGGAGG atTGTATTTGTGGCTCTAGTCATCTGTTACATCCTGTTTATTTTGTACTCAATCTTCCACCAGGTTTCATCTCCATGGGAACTG CGGCATCATGCTTACTTCATGAAGGAGATATACTCATGGATGATTATATCTGCAG ATTGGGTGGCTGTTTTAGCATTCTCATTTGCCATCAAAGGACTGCATAACGAGTCATTGCATCACAGGAAATGGATCTGGTACTCGTGGTATATTAGCACTGTTCTGGCAGTTTTCTGGTTATACTACATGTCAAG GTTGGCAAAGTTCCGTTGGGATATCATATGGCTGCCATTTGGGCCTCTTAG CGCATCCACTATCTGTCTCTACGTGGATCACTTACTAACCGAGTCATCTGAAGAAGTAAGAAAGCTTCATGGATACATGTATGCCTACAAAGCAAGCTAG
- the LOC131608140 gene encoding large ribosomal subunit protein eL31 — MVEKTGAGRKEEVVTREYTINLHKRLHGCTFKKKAPKAIKEIRKFAQKAMGTNDVRVDVKLNKAIWSQGIRSVPRRIRVRIARKRNDDEDAKEELYSLVTVVEIPKEELKGLGTKVIDDED, encoded by the exons ATGGTGGAGAAGACCGGCGCCGGTAGGAAGGAAGAGGTGGTTACCAGAGAGTACACCATTAACCTCCATAAACGCCTCCATGGATG CACATTTAAGAAGAAGGCTCCTAAAGCCATCAAGGAGATTAGGAAGTTTGCCCAAAAAGCAATGGGAACCAATGATGTTCGTGTTGACGTCAAGTTGAACAAGGCTATATGGAGCCAGGGTATTAGAAGTGTCCCAAGAAGAATCAGGGTACGCATTGCTCGCAAGAGAAACGATGATGAGGATGCTAAGGAAGAGCTCTATTCTCTTGTTACCGTTGTCGAAATCCCCAAGGAGGAGCTTAAAGGTTTGGGCACTAAGGTTATTGACGATGaagattaa